Below is a genomic region from Actinomycetota bacterium.
CAGCACGGTGGCGGCCAGGAGGATGGTGGCGGGCACGTAGACCATGGCGTTCAGCACCACCCCCAGGGCCAGGGCCCCCACGGTGGCGGTGGACAGGCCCAGCAGCACGGCGGCGAGGTTCTTGCCCCGGAACTCCTCGGCGGGATCCCTGCCCGAGGCCACCTGCAGCCAGAAGGCGGCCCCGTCGTTGCCGAACTGGTTCATCGCCTGCATGCCAAAGACCAGGGCCCCCACGGCGGCGAACAGCACCGGCTTGCGGGCGTCGCTGCCGCGGCTCAGCAGGCCGGCGGCGGGGAGGACGATGAAGAGGGCGACGCTGACCAGCGCCGCCCGGCGGCGGGGATCACGCCAGGTGTAGCGCAGCTCCTTGGCGGCGATCGCACCCGCCCGGGTGCGGGGGAGGAAGCCGAGGCGGGCGAAGAGGTCGCTGCGGGTGCGGCTCTTGGTGGTGCCACCCGCCTCGGCGGTGGTCAGGACGTGCTGGAGCGCCAGGCTCCACAGCCAGCCCAGCACGGCGACCACAGCCGCCACCGCCGCCAGCCAGGCGACGGCCGGCAGGGTGTGGCCCTGGCGGGCCAGGATCACCGCCCGGGCAGCCCAGCCGGGGGGCAGCCAGAACAGGGTCCGGGCGGAGGAACCGAGCGTGAGGCCGTGGTGGCCGGGCCCCACCACCAGGCGGGGCACCAGCTGGCCGGCCAGGGCCGGGACCACCGCCACGATGGCGAACATGAACACCAGGAGGTCCCGGCCCCGGCGGGAGCGCAGGATGCCCGACAGCGCCGTGGTGACCGTGCGGGAGGCGACGATGCACAGGGCCATCTCCAGCACCACTGCCAGTACGGCGATGGCGGTCGGGGTCCCGAAGGGGCCGTGGGCGACGGTGCCGGTCAGCGTCGCCACGGTGGCCACCGGCGGTACGCCCAGCAGGGCGGCCACCAGCAGGCCGGCGATGATGGCGCCCCGGGACAGGGGCAGGAGGGCGAGGTTGGCCGGGTCCAGCGTCTCGTCGCTGCCGAAGCCCAGGAGCGGGAAGGTCAGCCAGGCGAAGAAGAAGCCGTCGAACACCAGCGGGACCACCACAGACTGGTCGCGGCCGGCCACCAGCAGGGAGAAGCCGGCGGCCGCCACCCACACCCAGAAGATAAGGGCGAAGACCAGGCCCACCTTGCGGCGTCCGCTGGAGCGCAGGCCGTTGCGGGCCAGCGCAAACTTCAGCCGGAGGAAGTACCCAGCCACCCCAGGTCCTTGGCGCCGTTAGTCTCGCCGCCCACCAGGTTGACGAAGGCCTCCTCCAGGGGCTGGCCGTTTGCGATGTCCGCTGTCGGGCCGACGGCGACGATGCGGCCCTGGTGCATGATCGCCACCCGCTCGCAGAGGCGTTCCACCAGCTCCATGACGTGGCTGGAGAAGACCACCGTCGCCCCGCTCTGGATGTGGCGTTCCAGCACCGAGCGGATACTGCGGGCCGAGACCGGGTCCACCGCCTCGAAGGGCTCGTCCAAGAAGAGCACCCGGGGGCCATGGATGAGGGCGCAGGCCAGGCCCACCTTCTTCTTCATGCCGTGGCTGTAGTCCACCACCATGGTGCTGGCGGCCTCCACCAGGCCGAAGGCCTCCAGCAGCTCGGCGGAGCGTTCCTTGACGATGTCCTTGGGCAGGCCCCGCAGCAGGCCGTTGAAGGTGAGCAGCTCGGCACCGGTGAGGCGCTCGAAGAGGTGCAGGTCCTCGGGGAGCACGCCCATGGAGGCCTTGGCCCGCACGAGGTTCTGCCAGACGTCCAGGCCTTCCACCCAGATGCCGCCCGCGTCGGGGCGCAGCAGGCCGGTGCACATGCGCAGTGTGGTGGTCTTGCCGGCACCGTTGGGGCCCACCAGGCCGAAGAAACATGCCTGGGGGATGTCCAGATCGATGCCCTGCACGGCCACCTTGGTCCCATAGGACTTCCACAGCTCCCGGACCTGCAGGGCGAACGCCGGCCCTGGGGGTGGCGGGGGTGGCGGCTGGGTCATGCAGACAGCTTGGCAGCTCTCGGGAGATCGGGGGCCCCCGGCTCACTCCGGGGGGCCGGCTCTGGTCTCCCTCCTTACGACCGGATGCCGCTGCTGGCCCGGCCTCCCGGACCACCGGGTTGTGCATCCCGGTGGCTGAGCGTCAGGTAGGCCACGAGGATGGCGGTCAGCAGGGCCAGCGCCCCGGCCACGGGGGCCGCCCCCAGGCCCAGCCCACCCGCCGCCGTCGGCTTGCCGGCCCAGTCCGCCAGGGAGGCCCCCAGCGGGCGGGTCATCACGTAGGCCGCCCAGAAGGCTGCGATGGGGTTCCATCCTCGCTGGAAGGCGATGCCCACCAGCGCGATCGCCCCGGCAAAGAGCCCGGCGGACACCTGGTAGCCGAGGTTCAGGGTCAAGGCGACCAGGTCTCCCACCGCCGTCCCCAGGGCGAATGTGGCCACGACGGTGGCCCAATAGAACAGCTCGCGGCGCGGCGAGTCGATGCTGTGGATCGACAGCGTCTTCTCGAGCTTCACCCAGGTGTAGAAGATGGCCACCAGGCCCACGGCGCAGAGCAGGGATGAGGACCAGTAGGGGACCCCGAAGCCGACGTGGAGGACGTCGGCGGCCATGGTGCCGAAGACCCCCACCATGACCACGGCCAACCAGTAGGCCCAGGCGACGTAGCGGCGGCGGGAGAACTGCAGCGCCATGGCCACGGCAAACCCCACGAAGCCCAGGGCCACGGCGAGCACCGGGGCCATGGCGTGGACCAGGTAGTCCGAGGTCGATTCTCCCAGGGCCGTGGAGAGGCCCTTGATGACCCAGAAGAACACGGTGATCTGGGGCACCCGCAGCGCCCGGGACATCGTCCGGCGTCCTGCCGTGGTCTCTGGGTCGGACTGGGTTCCGAGAAAACGCGCCATGTCCGGCATCCTGCCGCAAGATCGCTGCGCCTGCCGTCCCGGCCTGACCACCGCGGTCATAGCCTGCTGGTACGGTGGCGGACATGGGCGAGTCTGTGCTGGAGGATGCCTTCCGTCACCACGTCTGGGCGACGTTGCAGATCATCGACGCCAGCCAGGCGCTTCCTCAGCAGCAGGTGCAGACCACCGCACCCGGGACCTACGGGTCCATCCTGGACACGCTGCGCCACTTGGTGGCGGCAGACGCCCGGTACCTGTTCATCCTGAGCGGGGGGGAGGTCGCCCCCATCGACGCCAGCGAGATGGGCCTGCCCCAGCTCCGGGCCCAGATGACCCTGCACGGCGGCTCCTGGGCGGCGGTGCTGGTCCGGGATCTGGACCCGGCGGCGGTCATGGGGCGCGTGCGGGCCGACGGCTCCGAGACCCAGGCCCCCGTGAGCATCCGGCTGGCCCAGGCCCTGCACCACGGCACCGATCACCGCAGCCAGATCTGCACCGCCCTGACCGGCCTGGGGGTGGAACCACCCGCCATCGACGTCTGGGACTTCGGCGCATCCGACAACCGGGTCGTGGAAATCCCCCCCCGATAGAGCTGGCCGGAGCGAGGGGTGCTTGGGGGCGGGGCGGGCCGCTGCGCACGACTATCTGGGCTCTGCGGCTATCCTGGCCTCGGAGGCGACTGGGGCCTGGTGGCCCTCCTGGTCTTCAAAACCAGTGCGCCGGGGAGACTCGGTGGGCGGGTTCGATTCCCGTCCGCCTCCGCAAAGTGGGGTGTGGCCTCGCGGAACCGTTCTTGTGACGCTGAACTACCGTATGGGTAGTTGGTGCTCACAAGAACGGACACATGACTCGGTCCCTACGCTGCCGCTACCCAGCAGTCCCAGTGTTCCAGCGTCCCGAAGCCGAGCCGCTCGTAGACGGAGTACCCGGACGGGCTCGACTCCAGCCACGCCCACGTGGCGCCTGCCGAAAACCCATCCTCCACGGCCTGGCGGGTGATCGCCGCCCCGAAGCCGCGGCGACGGTACTCGGGGAGGGTGGCGACGCTGAAGATGCCTACGGACTCGCCCACGGTGCACCCGAAGCCGGTGGCGACGCCCTGGCCGTCGATCTCGGCCAGGTAGGTCCGCACCCCGGGGAGGGCGAGCAGCGACCGGGGCGCCAGCTGCAGGAAGAGCTCAAGGGGAGCCTCGAAGCCAGCCGCACCGACGATGGCGTGCGCAGCCGCCTCGTCGGGCGAGAGCAACCGTAGGCTGCAACCGGGCGGCAACAGGGCTGGGGAAAGCTTCCCTGGCTGGTCCAGGACCATCATCGGGGTCTTCGGCTCCATGGTCATGCCGCGACGTGTGGCCAGACGACCGAGTCGCTCGCTCAGTGCGGGCCGCACCCGCAGGCAGTGCGGGAAGCCACGGGCGGCGACCTCGTCCAGGAGGGACTCGACCCTGACCTCGTCGACCGATGTGGCCTCGGTCCAGACACCGTTGAGCATCGGCAGGGCAACGCCCGAGAAGCCAGCGAAAAGGCCGCCCTCGCGGCGGATCCACGCCCCTGGAAGTGCTGGAGTGAGATGCACCATGGTGCGGGCCAGAGCAGCAGCGGCCATGTCCGCGTCAATGCCCACGGGCTAACGATACCGCCCGACCTACCTATGTCACGTGATTGCTGGATGCAGCTCAGGACCGCAGGAGCATTTGGCCGATGGCGACCGCCGAGTCGTGGTCGGGCCGCTGCACCTGGTCGCAGACGCGTACGGCACGCCGCATCCGCTGGCCGAACTCCCGGTGGGCCATCCATGCCCCCCGGGTCTCGGCGGGTAGTGGCGATGAAGATCGACACCCGGGCAGGCGACCTCCTTCGTTAGGCGCCCGGGCGTGCCGTGTCCGATCAGCGTAGTCTTTCCGTAATGGTTCTCCGGGAACTGGCAGGCAACGCTTCGAGCCACGCAGCGCCCACGGCTCTTCGGCAGCCGCGTTCCGGACCGCCCCTGCACGCGCTGCTGCGCAGCCTCCAGTCGGGGGCGGGCAACCGGGCCGTTGGGCAGGCATTGGCCAGGCAGAATCTCGGGGTCCAGCGTGCCTCCTACTCGGGCAAGGGTACGGGAGCCGACGCCTATGAGACCGAAGAGTTCACGTACCCCGGTGAGGTCTCGAAGCGGGAGCGGGCCAAGAAGGCGACGATCTACGTCTCCCCCAGGCCCACCGGCGGCCGGGCCGCCGCCCCGGTGCCCATCAGCTTCGTCAGCAAGGTCACCGGGACGGTCGACGCCGAGATCAAGCAGGGCTGGCACCGGGGCCACATGGCCGGACTCGAGATCGGCGGGGAGAACGAGTCCTACAACATCGCCCCGATGCTCCCCGGGTTCAACCGGGGCAGCGTCTGGCGGGGCGTCGAGCACGCCACCCGGGAGGCCGGGCGGTCGGCGGGCAAAGATAACTACGTCACCGTGATCGAGCTTGCCTACGGATTGGCTGACCCCCGGATCCCCTCAGCGGTCTCGGTCACCCGCAAGGCCCGAGCCAGCGCGCTCGCCCCCTACGTCCTCATCCCCGGAGACCCCACGACCCATACCCATGAAGGAGCGGTGACCGCGCGTCCGGAGAAACCGGAGCGGAAGCTGCTCACCCGCAAGATCGCGGGCGCGGCTCACCTGCTGGGCCGCATGGAGGTGGAGAACACCAAGGAAGCCCGGGATGCCCTCCGGGATGGCCACCTGCCGAAGTCGAAGAAGGCCCAGTGGCCGGATGACGCGGCCGACCGCCCCTACGGGAACCTCGACCTGCTGAATCTGTCGTACAAGCTGGGCCAGGTGTTCACCATCGAATCCCACCGGGAGTTCTCCCAGGAGCAGCGCCAGCTCATCATCAAGGCCAACCTCTCGAAGAACGGCTCGCTCACCTCCGATGACCCCAGAGACCCGCACCAGGACCTGAGTGAGAACGGCACGGTGGACTTTCCGGAGGTCGACCACATCATCCCCAAGTCCTCCGGCGGCGCCAACGCCTTCTCGAACGCCCGGGTCGTGAGTTGGGAGCTCAACAACCGGGTGGCGCGGGTGAAGGGCATCCAGGACCTGGTGGACGTCACCCGGCTCGCCGAAAGCCCGGCCTACAGCGTCGCTGACGTGGTCCAGCAACAACTGATCCGCGGGCCCAAGGCGGGCACCACTGCCGCCCAGATGATCCGCCTCTGCCAGGAGAAGCTGCACTGGTCATCCGTCACCGAGCGCCGCCGGGAGGTCGTGGCCGAGGAGCTCGCCGAGCTGGTCGCTGACGGTGAGGTCACCAAAGATGACTCCGTGGATCCTCCGTTGTTCAAGGCGGCCAGGTAACGGCCGCCGCACCGACGTCGCTGCTGTCCCAATAACACCAAGGGTGAGCGGCAAACCAGAGGATGCCTTCCGGCGCCCGCTCCGATGCCAAGTTTGCGTGGAACTTGAACACGCCGACCGGGCCCTACTCGGGCGCCGTGCTCCAGATCGCCACCGCCACAGCTAGTTCTCCCGCGCCAGGTAGCCGTTCGAAATGAGCCAGGACACGTTGCCGGTGGCGGGGTTCCCGGGCAGCAGCGAGGCTACGATCTGGTACTGGATCCCGTGGCCGGGCTGCCCGAACCCGGGGGCGATGGGGCCGGTCTCCGCCTCGAAGGGCTTCAGCACCTTGTAGAGGTGGTAGTTGCAGGTGTAGGCCGGGTCGAAGGTGTCGAGGCTCATCGGCGGGAGGGCACGCCGGGCATACGCCTCGTCCCGGGGTGCCAGGAACGCCCCGAACTCGCTCCCGAATCGGTCGATCTCCTGGCCCGCCGCCAGGGGCCGGGTGGACTCGATGGGTCGACCCTGGCCATTGAGCATGAAGCCGTTGGCCGGCGGGTAGCGCCAGCCCCCCGCCCCGCCGTTGGCGGCCGGATCCCAGTAGGTCGCCAGGAACTGCGCGGGGGTCAGACCGGCGAGTCGGTCGTAGTGGCGGACGATGGGCAGGATCGGCCCAGAGGTGGGCAGGTCCTCGGGGCCGAGGCGGTTGTCGCCGCCGAAATAGGCAGTGGAGCACGTGGTGCTCCCGCCCGCCCGGGGGTGATGGGTGGCCGCGGTTGCGGCCTGACCAGCCACCACCCCGCCGGACAGCAGGAGGGACACGACAACCACCAACACCGCCCACCGCCTGCCGTTCATCCGCCGCTCCTTTGCGAACACGTGAGTTATTCCATTCGAGCGGATCATACCTACCTGATGGTAGGACAGCAAGACCTGCTGGATGCCGGAGTCAGCAGCGGTCAGTCCATCATCCAGAGCAGGCCCGGGTATCTGTGCCGGATGCCGGTCGCGCGGCCCGCCCCGTACCGGGTCGGGTGGTGCCCGCCCGGATGGGTGGGGGGTCCAGGTCGGCCGCCATCAGCCCACTCCAGAAGAACCCGACGGGGCCGACGGCTGCTGCTGCCGTGACCACCCACGCTGCGGCATGAATCGATGGCGGCGCGGCCGAGCGGGCGCGGATAACGGGGGCGGTGCGAGATGGGCGGCGCATGTCGGGTCCCTCCCTTGTCGGCGGGAGCCCTGCGCTCCCGATCCAGGAGGCGTTCATCCCGGGGTTCAGCGGCGCCTGAACGGCCGGGGCGGGTACAACACTCCCGAGACCGTCGGCTTGACATTAGTTTGGTCCCAAACTATTCTGTCTCATACCATCTCTCAAAGGAGGAATCGCCATGTCCCGACTGCAGATCATCGTTGGCAGCATCCGGCCCGGGCGGGCGGCCGATTTGGTCCTGCCCTGGGTGGTCTCCCGGGCCGAGGCCCATCCGGCGTTCGACGTCGAGGTGCTGGACCTGCGGGACTGGCCCCTGCCGATTTTCGCCGAGCACATGGGCAGCATCGGCGATATCCGGAACCCGACGTACTCCGAGCCCCTCGTCCGGCGCTGGAACCACAAGATCCAGGAGGGCGACGCCTTCCTGTTCGTCACCCCGGAGTACAACCACAGCGTCCCGGGCGGCCTGAAGAACGCCATCGACAGCGTCTTCGTCTCCTTCGGCTTCCGCAACAAGCCGGCGGCGGTGGTGGGCTACAGCAATGGGGTGGGAGCCGGGGTGCGGGCAGTGGAGCACCTGGCCCAGATCATGGTCGAGACCGACTCCCATCCCATCCGCAGCTCGGTGCTCATCCCGTTCGTGCAGCAGGCATTCGTGGACCGCGAGCCCGTGGACCCCGCCACCGAGGCCGCCCTGGGAGTGCTGCTGGACGACCTCGCGTGGTGGAGCTCGGCGCTGGAGCGGGCGCGAGCCGAGGGCCAGCTCCCGCCGGGCACGCAGCGGCTGCGGGCGGCTGTGGCGGCGATGGCGGGGCGGTAAGCGGGCCGACGGGGGCGGGCGGTTTCGAAGGCCGATTCGCCGCCGTCGCTTGCTCCGACCACAAAGACGACCACAAGACGTCCCCAGCATGGGTCGCGGGGTGGATCATGTGATGTGTTGACCGCGTAAGTCGGCATAAGTGACCTATTACGGCGGCAAGACATACAAACGGGCATTGACCAGTCTTGGCCCAGGGACTAGATTTCCTATGGCATGGGCGATCTTGCGGTGGCCGGCGCAACGGATTGGGTGAGTGCCCTCTCGAGTGCCGTATCGGCCTTTGTGGTCCTGGCGGGGGCTGGCGTTGCCTACTGGCGGTACCGCAAGGACCATCCCTACT
It encodes:
- a CDS encoding ABC transporter ATP-binding protein, which encodes MTQPPPPPPPGPAFALQVRELWKSYGTKVAVQGIDLDIPQACFFGLVGPNGAGKTTTLRMCTGLLRPDAGGIWVEGLDVWQNLVRAKASMGVLPEDLHLFERLTGAELLTFNGLLRGLPKDIVKERSAELLEAFGLVEAASTMVVDYSHGMKKKVGLACALIHGPRVLFLDEPFEAVDPVSARSIRSVLERHIQSGATVVFSSHVMELVERLCERVAIMHQGRIVAVGPTADIANGQPLEEAFVNLVGGETNGAKDLGWLGTSSG
- a CDS encoding DinB family protein — encoded protein: MGESVLEDAFRHHVWATLQIIDASQALPQQQVQTTAPGTYGSILDTLRHLVAADARYLFILSGGEVAPIDASEMGLPQLRAQMTLHGGSWAAVLVRDLDPAAVMGRVRADGSETQAPVSIRLAQALHHGTDHRSQICTALTGLGVEPPAIDVWDFGASDNRVVEIPPR
- a CDS encoding GNAT family N-acetyltransferase, encoding MGIDADMAAAALARTMVHLTPALPGAWIRREGGLFAGFSGVALPMLNGVWTEATSVDEVRVESLLDEVAARGFPHCLRVRPALSERLGRLATRRGMTMEPKTPMMVLDQPGKLSPALLPPGCSLRLLSPDEAAAHAIVGAAGFEAPLELFLQLAPRSLLALPGVRTYLAEIDGQGVATGFGCTVGESVGIFSVATLPEYRRRGFGAAITRQAVEDGFSAGATWAWLESSPSGYSVYERLGFGTLEHWDCWVAAA
- a CDS encoding DNA/RNA non-specific endonuclease gives rise to the protein MARQNLGVQRASYSGKGTGADAYETEEFTYPGEVSKRERAKKATIYVSPRPTGGRAAAPVPISFVSKVTGTVDAEIKQGWHRGHMAGLEIGGENESYNIAPMLPGFNRGSVWRGVEHATREAGRSAGKDNYVTVIELAYGLADPRIPSAVSVTRKARASALAPYVLIPGDPTTHTHEGAVTARPEKPERKLLTRKIAGAAHLLGRMEVENTKEARDALRDGHLPKSKKAQWPDDAADRPYGNLDLLNLSYKLGQVFTIESHREFSQEQRQLIIKANLSKNGSLTSDDPRDPHQDLSENGTVDFPEVDHIIPKSSGGANAFSNARVVSWELNNRVARVKGIQDLVDVTRLAESPAYSVADVVQQQLIRGPKAGTTAAQMIRLCQEKLHWSSVTERRREVVAEELAELVADGEVTKDDSVDPPLFKAAR
- a CDS encoding TNT domain-containing protein, whose translation is MNGRRWAVLVVVVSLLLSGGVVAGQAATAATHHPRAGGSTTCSTAYFGGDNRLGPEDLPTSGPILPIVRHYDRLAGLTPAQFLATYWDPAANGGAGGWRYPPANGFMLNGQGRPIESTRPLAAGQEIDRFGSEFGAFLAPRDEAYARRALPPMSLDTFDPAYTCNYHLYKVLKPFEAETGPIAPGFGQPGHGIQYQIVASLLPGNPATGNVSWLISNGYLAREN
- a CDS encoding NAD(P)H-dependent oxidoreductase, producing the protein MSRLQIIVGSIRPGRAADLVLPWVVSRAEAHPAFDVEVLDLRDWPLPIFAEHMGSIGDIRNPTYSEPLVRRWNHKIQEGDAFLFVTPEYNHSVPGGLKNAIDSVFVSFGFRNKPAAVVGYSNGVGAGVRAVEHLAQIMVETDSHPIRSSVLIPFVQQAFVDREPVDPATEAALGVLLDDLAWWSSALERARAEGQLPPGTQRLRAAVAAMAGR